In the genome of Marispirochaeta sp., one region contains:
- a CDS encoding SufE family protein has product MKIKDLQEDLNLLSSWEDRLEYIIDLGKEIHPFPEAERKEEHRVTGCMSRVWVFLYWEETGGARTLRLFVDSDSSIVKGLAAILVMRYDLVQEQDIPQDCALDLFSELGFAEHLSLSRRNGLVALESRIRSFIGS; this is encoded by the coding sequence GTGAAAATCAAGGACCTGCAAGAAGATTTGAATCTGTTGTCCTCATGGGAAGACCGTTTGGAATATATAATCGATTTAGGCAAGGAGATTCATCCATTTCCTGAAGCAGAGAGGAAGGAAGAGCACCGTGTTACCGGTTGTATGAGCCGGGTCTGGGTTTTTCTATATTGGGAAGAGACTGGAGGAGCGAGAACCTTACGGCTGTTTGTGGACAGCGATTCTTCAATAGTCAAGGGACTTGCTGCAATTCTTGTAATGCGTTACGACCTGGTCCAGGAACAGGATATTCCCCAGGATTGCGCCCTTGATCTTTTCTCCGAACTGGGCTTTGCGGAACACCTTTCTCTTTCAAGGAGAAACGGACTTGTTGCTCTTGAAAGCAGGATCCGGAGCTTTATTGGGAGCTGA
- a CDS encoding late competence development ComFB family protein, with protein sequence MALEEIYDFSQIRNQAEKLVIEEIERQLPEEEHQSNEEFILDIATFALNHLRPIYSYTLLGKLYTDNLEENYYNDVEKAVSNAILKIRGNP encoded by the coding sequence ATGGCCCTGGAAGAGATCTATGATTTTTCGCAGATTCGCAATCAGGCAGAAAAACTGGTTATAGAAGAGATCGAACGGCAGCTACCGGAGGAGGAACATCAGAGCAACGAGGAGTTTATTCTTGATATAGCTACCTTCGCTCTTAATCACCTGCGTCCGATTTACAGCTACACTCTTCTGGGCAAACTGTACACCGACAATCTGGAAGAAAATTATTATAACGATGTAGAGAAGGCTGTATCAAACGCCATCCTGAAAATACGTGGAAATCCCTGA
- the purU gene encoding formyltetrahydrofolate deformylase produces the protein MATNRPNSGDTATLLISCPDHRGIVAEVTHFIFTYNGNILHSDQHNDDETGTFFMRIEWDLKDFTIKKDKIPQTFEAIAEKFKMEWRLEFSTRVTKMAIFVSRFDHCLWDLMTRQRSGELDAEVVCIISNHSDCQSIAEYFKVPYYHLPVSKDKKAEDEARQWETLKKHKVDLLVLARYMQILSDEFVKRYKNRIINIHHSFLPAFIGAKPYHQAYSRGVKIIGATSHYVTADLDQGPIIEQDVTRISHRDMVVDLVQKGKNLEKMVLSRAVRLHLDHKILVFGNKTVIFD, from the coding sequence ATGGCAACAAACCGACCCAATTCCGGCGACACTGCGACTCTTCTTATCAGTTGTCCTGATCATCGCGGTATCGTAGCGGAGGTTACCCACTTTATCTTTACCTATAACGGAAACATCCTGCATTCCGATCAGCATAATGACGATGAGACGGGCACCTTTTTCATGCGTATTGAATGGGACCTTAAAGATTTTACGATTAAAAAAGACAAGATCCCCCAGACCTTTGAGGCGATTGCTGAAAAGTTTAAAATGGAATGGCGCCTGGAGTTCTCCACCCGGGTCACGAAAATGGCGATCTTTGTCTCCCGCTTTGACCACTGTCTCTGGGACCTCATGACCCGGCAGCGCTCAGGGGAACTGGATGCCGAGGTGGTATGTATTATTTCGAACCATAGCGATTGTCAATCCATTGCTGAATACTTCAAGGTTCCCTATTACCATCTGCCTGTTTCAAAGGATAAAAAGGCAGAGGATGAAGCTCGGCAGTGGGAAACTCTCAAGAAGCATAAGGTAGATCTGTTAGTACTTGCCCGGTATATGCAGATTTTAAGCGATGAGTTTGTAAAGCGTTATAAAAACCGGATAATCAATATCCACCACTCCTTTTTACCTGCCTTTATCGGCGCGAAACCCTATCACCAGGCCTATTCCCGGGGTGTAAAGATTATCGGCGCCACGAGCCATTACGTTACTGCTGATCTGGATCAGGGGCCGATTATTGAACAGGATGTTACAAGAATTTCCCACCGCGATATGGTGGTAGATCTTGTGCAGAAAGGAAAGAACCTTGAGAAAATGGTTCTGTCCCGTGCTGTCAGGCTGCATCTGGATCACAAAATCCTGGTATTCGGAAACAAAACGGTTATTTTTGACTGA
- a CDS encoding Trp family transcriptional regulator yields the protein MEQDTLTPERAFNELVDAIAATDDRDLIAEFLRSLLTKYEIDEFTKRWALVRLIDQGMSQRNIAKELGLSLCKITRGSKELKKEDSAFGRMIGIYKTRAGTSR from the coding sequence ATGGAACAAGACACCCTGACCCCGGAACGGGCATTTAATGAGCTGGTGGATGCAATCGCGGCTACTGACGACCGGGATCTTATTGCGGAGTTTCTACGCAGTCTTTTGACCAAGTACGAGATTGATGAATTTACCAAGCGCTGGGCCCTTGTCCGCCTGATCGATCAGGGAATGAGTCAGCGGAATATTGCGAAAGAACTGGGCTTAAGTCTGTGCAAGATTACGCGTGGTTCAAAGGAGCTCAAGAAAGAGGACTCTGCCTTTGGAAGAATGATCGGGATATACAAAACCCGCGCAGGAACTTCCCGTTAA
- a CDS encoding XRE family transcriptional regulator, whose protein sequence is MKEETRHRFGEILRNVRERRGITLKKVAMEVGVSESLISQIERNKVSPSVDTLISIANVLEIDLEYLFRDYKRKKNATIVHPEQRITRTFQGVTYEHLTVVSDPTDEHSMEALLLTLEAGGTRGDMEYGHRGKELGVILDGSGTLTYGNNVYTIKAGDCVSFDSDIPHKLENNGTSALRAVWIITPPKHTP, encoded by the coding sequence ATGAAAGAAGAAACCCGACACCGATTCGGAGAAATCCTCAGAAATGTCCGAGAACGCCGCGGAATCACCTTAAAAAAGGTAGCCATGGAGGTCGGCGTCAGCGAAAGTTTAATATCCCAGATAGAGCGCAACAAGGTTTCGCCTTCCGTAGATACACTGATCAGTATTGCAAATGTTCTGGAGATTGATCTTGAGTACCTGTTTCGCGACTATAAGCGTAAGAAAAACGCGACAATTGTTCATCCGGAGCAGAGAATCACACGAACCTTCCAGGGAGTTACCTACGAACATCTTACGGTCGTAAGTGATCCCACGGATGAACATTCCATGGAAGCTCTCCTTCTTACCCTTGAAGCCGGAGGGACCCGGGGAGACATGGAGTACGGACATCGGGGTAAGGAATTGGGGGTCATTCTGGATGGTTCAGGAACACTGACCTATGGTAATAACGTATATACAATTAAAGCGGGAGACTGTGTCTCTTTCGACTCAGATATTCCTCATAAGCTTGAAAATAACGGAACGTCAGCCCTGCGAGCTGTCTGGATAATAACACCCCCAAAACATACACCGTAA
- the cyaB gene encoding class IV adenylate cyclase produces the protein MSMEIEIKAWVDNPQSIEERLRSLYGEAVPVSKDDVYYETNGRFPGLNTLRLRESDGKWILTYKDKRLEDGTEINREHETVVEEFSVIDELLKRFGCRKFLEKKKRGLLFSFADMVIELVHIEGLGTFLEIEKVLPVDDLDSAGIEAAREEILAIFDAVGIERDKIEGRYYSEMLLGK, from the coding sequence ATGTCCATGGAGATTGAGATTAAAGCCTGGGTAGATAACCCCCAGAGTATTGAGGAACGGCTGCGTTCCCTCTATGGCGAAGCTGTTCCGGTCAGCAAGGATGATGTCTATTATGAAACAAACGGCCGTTTCCCTGGACTCAACACCCTTCGCTTACGGGAGAGCGACGGTAAATGGATTCTGACGTACAAGGACAAACGGCTGGAGGACGGAACCGAAATAAACAGGGAGCATGAAACGGTGGTTGAGGAGTTTTCTGTAATCGACGAACTCCTGAAGCGTTTCGGCTGCCGTAAGTTTCTGGAAAAGAAAAAGCGGGGCCTGCTGTTTTCTTTCGCGGATATGGTCATTGAGCTTGTTCATATTGAAGGCCTTGGAACATTCCTGGAGATAGAAAAGGTTCTTCCCGTGGATGATCTGGATTCAGCGGGTATCGAGGCCGCCAGGGAAGAAATCCTCGCGATCTTTGATGCCGTAGGCATTGAACGGGATAAGATCGAAGGACGTTACTACTCCGAAATGCTTCTTGGTAAATAG
- the leuD gene encoding 3-isopropylmalate dehydratase small subunit yields MKNFSGQVLFLDRSDINTDEIIPAKYLTEITREALGPHLLEDLVLDGFNPDKDIDGKKVIVTRKNFGCGSSREHAPWALEARGINIVIAPSFARIFRQNMFNCGMLAIEISPQECENLFARFSGKEVSAATDMEVLEFTFSSGSYKVEIPFKLSEFEKDLIQAGGWVEYADAKY; encoded by the coding sequence ATGAAGAATTTCTCCGGCCAAGTCCTCTTTCTGGACCGCAGTGATATAAATACTGATGAAATTATTCCCGCGAAATACCTGACAGAAATAACCCGAGAGGCCCTGGGGCCCCATCTTTTGGAGGATCTTGTCCTTGACGGATTCAATCCGGATAAGGACATTGACGGGAAAAAAGTAATTGTGACCCGGAAGAATTTCGGATGCGGATCCTCTCGGGAACACGCTCCCTGGGCACTTGAGGCACGGGGAATTAATATTGTAATCGCCCCCAGCTTTGCCAGAATCTTCAGGCAAAACATGTTTAACTGCGGTATGCTGGCGATAGAAATATCCCCTCAGGAATGTGAGAACCTTTTCGCACGTTTTTCAGGCAAAGAGGTGTCCGCTGCAACGGATATGGAGGTACTGGAATTCACTTTTTCTTCCGGTTCCTACAAGGTTGAGATTCCGTTCAAGCTGAGTGAGTTTGAAAAAGACCTTATTCAAGCCGGGGGATGGGTAGAATACGCCGACGCCAAGTATTAA
- the ychF gene encoding redox-regulated ATPase YchF: MALNCGIVGLPNVGKSTIFSALTSAPAEAANYPFCTIDPNVGVVSVPDSRLQKIVDIIPTEKVIPAIVEFVDIAGLVKGASKGEGLGNKFLANIREVGIIAHVIRCFEDPDVTHVSNTISPASDIETINIELALADLETVEKRLEKNSKALRSPDKEVKRKAEVSDLLLKRLQELLSQGKAARTLEYGKEEKEVLKELQLITLKKQILVANVDEDGIQDGNDYTRAVDKIAAADGVEVVRICGKLEADIAALDTEEEKAMFLTDAGLEESGLSKLIRKVYDTLDLRTFFTAGPKEVRAWTFHNGDTAPRAAGVIHTDFEKGFIKAEVYHCEDLFTHGSEQKVKEAGKLRIEGKEYPVRDGDVMFFKFNV, encoded by the coding sequence ATGGCATTGAACTGCGGTATTGTAGGCCTGCCCAATGTAGGTAAATCAACCATATTTTCGGCACTGACTTCTGCACCGGCGGAAGCAGCAAATTATCCTTTCTGTACAATTGACCCGAATGTGGGGGTAGTTTCGGTCCCGGACAGCAGGCTGCAGAAGATTGTCGATATTATTCCCACGGAGAAGGTTATTCCTGCTATTGTGGAGTTTGTTGATATCGCCGGGCTTGTGAAAGGTGCATCCAAGGGAGAGGGACTAGGAAATAAATTCCTGGCGAATATTCGCGAGGTCGGAATAATCGCGCATGTCATACGCTGTTTTGAAGATCCCGATGTGACCCATGTCAGTAATACTATTAGTCCCGCTTCTGATATTGAGACAATCAACATTGAATTGGCCCTGGCGGATCTTGAAACCGTGGAAAAGCGATTGGAAAAAAACAGCAAGGCCCTGCGTTCCCCCGATAAAGAGGTAAAACGAAAGGCAGAGGTTTCAGATCTGCTCTTAAAGAGGCTTCAGGAGCTCCTTTCCCAGGGAAAGGCAGCCCGAACCCTTGAGTACGGGAAAGAAGAAAAAGAGGTACTTAAAGAATTGCAGCTTATAACCTTAAAGAAACAGATTTTAGTTGCCAATGTCGACGAAGACGGGATCCAGGACGGGAACGATTATACCAGGGCAGTTGATAAGATCGCAGCTGCAGACGGGGTAGAGGTAGTACGGATTTGCGGCAAATTGGAGGCTGATATTGCCGCCCTTGATACGGAAGAGGAAAAAGCGATGTTTCTGACCGATGCAGGGCTTGAAGAGTCGGGTTTGTCCAAGTTGATCCGTAAGGTCTATGACACCCTTGACCTGAGAACCTTTTTTACTGCTGGACCGAAAGAAGTACGTGCCTGGACATTCCATAATGGAGATACGGCGCCGAGGGCTGCAGGAGTCATACATACCGACTTTGAAAAGGGTTTCATAAAAGCGGAGGTCTATCATTGTGAAGACCTTTTCACGCATGGCTCTGAACAAAAGGTAAAGGAAGCCGGTAAACTCAGAATAGAAGGTAAAGAATATCCGGTTCGGGACGGCGATGTTATGTTCTTTAAATTCAATGTGTAA
- a CDS encoding TetR/AcrR family transcriptional regulator has product MTAARGKNNGIDNKRKILKSARKIFQKKGGQQTSLADIAKAAGISKGTLYYYYSTKAELIYDITHEHMNSMTESLLKVVENKADSMDAAKIIHLVYDTIIKAESRAKLHLYLVQEAIIGNDELQKRFQHAYTEWRQMIYTGLQSILKRRKDIDILSHVLLTSITGGMIQQLLGIEDLPLEEMSNWLINKR; this is encoded by the coding sequence ATGACAGCAGCACGGGGTAAAAACAATGGAATAGACAACAAACGGAAAATCCTGAAAAGCGCCAGGAAAATCTTTCAGAAAAAAGGCGGACAGCAAACCAGCCTGGCGGACATAGCCAAAGCAGCAGGAATCAGTAAGGGCACTCTCTATTACTACTACTCAACTAAAGCTGAACTCATATATGATATTACCCATGAACACATGAATTCAATGACAGAGTCGCTTTTAAAGGTTGTCGAGAACAAAGCCGACAGCATGGACGCAGCGAAAATAATCCATCTTGTCTATGATACCATCATAAAAGCCGAATCCCGGGCAAAGCTTCATCTGTATCTTGTTCAGGAGGCGATTATCGGCAACGATGAACTGCAAAAGCGCTTTCAGCATGCATACACGGAATGGCGCCAAATGATATACACCGGTTTACAAAGTATTCTTAAACGCAGAAAAGACATCGATATTCTCTCCCACGTTCTTTTGACAAGCATTACTGGCGGCATGATACAGCAGCTGCTGGGGATTGAGGATCTTCCTTTGGAGGAAATGTCCAACTGGCTTATAAATAAACGCTGA
- a CDS encoding 3-isopropylmalate dehydratase large subunit has translation MGQTTAQKIFQTHQVDQPEPGRYVLNLDAVFCHEITTPGAILDLQSRGKDRVFDPGKIKAVIDHVSPAKDSKTALQGKILRDWARKHKITDFFDIGRNGVCHALFPEKGFVRPGYTVIMGDSHTCTHGAFGAFAAGVGTTDLEVGILRGVCVFREPETMKIEVRGNLRPGVYAKDLILHIIGAIGVGGATDKVIEFHGDAMAQMTMESRMTLCNMAVEAGATSGICMTDITTVDYLWPFIKNDYTSAEEALKEYSCFAADADAPYSDTVLIDAADIVPLSTFGFKPDQVKPVADFGTTPVDQVYIGSCTNGRLEDLRIAAEVLKSNKIAPGVRGILSPATPMVYHEALKEGLIDIFMEAGFCVTNPTCGACLGMSNGVLAGGEVCASTTNRNFNGRMGKGGMVHLMSPASAAATAIAGHITNSSLYARSEK, from the coding sequence ATGGGACAAACAACTGCACAAAAAATATTTCAAACTCATCAAGTGGATCAACCAGAACCTGGACGCTATGTTCTTAACCTTGATGCTGTATTCTGTCACGAAATCACCACCCCCGGCGCGATTCTGGATCTGCAATCCCGAGGTAAAGACAGGGTATTCGATCCGGGAAAGATCAAGGCCGTCATCGACCATGTGAGCCCGGCCAAGGATTCCAAAACTGCTTTACAGGGAAAGATACTTCGGGATTGGGCCCGGAAACACAAGATTACTGACTTCTTCGATATAGGCCGCAACGGAGTCTGCCATGCCCTGTTTCCGGAAAAGGGTTTTGTCCGGCCGGGCTATACAGTTATCATGGGTGATTCCCACACATGTACCCATGGTGCCTTCGGTGCCTTCGCGGCCGGAGTGGGTACAACAGACCTGGAGGTCGGAATCTTAAGAGGTGTATGCGTTTTTCGTGAACCGGAAACCATGAAGATCGAAGTCCGGGGAAATCTGAGACCCGGTGTTTACGCCAAGGACCTCATCCTTCATATTATCGGTGCCATCGGTGTCGGCGGGGCGACAGACAAAGTTATTGAGTTTCACGGGGATGCAATGGCACAAATGACGATGGAAAGCCGCATGACCCTGTGCAACATGGCCGTTGAGGCCGGAGCAACCAGCGGAATCTGTATGACCGACATAACCACAGTCGATTACCTTTGGCCCTTTATCAAGAACGATTACACTTCTGCTGAAGAGGCTCTAAAAGAGTACAGCTGTTTTGCGGCAGATGCTGATGCTCCGTATAGCGACACAGTGCTGATCGATGCCGCAGACATAGTCCCTTTAAGCACCTTCGGCTTCAAACCGGACCAGGTTAAACCTGTAGCCGATTTTGGAACTACTCCGGTAGATCAGGTTTACATCGGCTCCTGTACAAACGGACGCCTCGAGGACCTGCGGATCGCAGCCGAGGTACTGAAATCCAACAAGATTGCCCCCGGTGTGCGGGGAATTCTCTCCCCGGCGACTCCCATGGTTTACCATGAAGCCCTCAAAGAGGGGTTGATCGATATTTTCATGGAAGCCGGATTCTGCGTTACAAACCCGACCTGCGGAGCCTGCCTGGGTATGAGCAATGGCGTTCTGGCAGGAGGGGAAGTCTGCGCTTCCACAACAAACCGGAATTTTAACGGCCGCATGGGTAAAGGCGGTATGGTTCACCTGATGAGTCCTGCAAGTGCCGCTGCCACAGCCATTGCTGGTCACATTACAAACTCTTCCCTGTATGCAAGGAGTGAAAAATGA
- a CDS encoding TRAP transporter small permease subunit, with protein sequence MAMFFKITGKIDLFIQTVLKYIALAMFIILMVIVALNVLNRLIPVTSFHWLDEIVELCFAAMTFYGTAAVWIKKGHYSAGNWVERLIQNRIAAGLFRIFIEIVSLVFFCILLRYSFNLTVNTREVTAVFQIPRSAVYSCMPISAGIMVLYSLSFFIDEIVKLIATPGIKEASG encoded by the coding sequence ATGGCCATGTTTTTCAAGATAACAGGAAAAATTGATCTGTTTATTCAGACAGTATTGAAATACATAGCGCTTGCCATGTTTATTATATTAATGGTGATTGTAGCCCTCAATGTCCTTAACCGGCTTATTCCAGTCACGTCATTTCACTGGCTGGATGAAATAGTCGAGCTTTGTTTTGCTGCAATGACTTTCTATGGAACAGCGGCTGTCTGGATCAAAAAGGGGCACTACAGTGCCGGAAACTGGGTCGAACGGCTGATTCAAAACCGAATAGCGGCGGGGCTATTCCGTATTTTTATTGAGATTGTCTCTCTTGTATTTTTTTGCATATTGCTCAGATATTCATTTAATCTGACGGTGAACACGCGGGAGGTAACGGCAGTTTTTCAGATTCCAAGATCGGCGGTATATTCCTGTATGCCGATATCAGCCGGTATTATGGTTTTGTACTCACTTTCTTTTTTTATTGACGAGATAGTGAAACTCATCGCGACCCCTGGGATAAAAGAAGCTTCCGGTTGA
- a CDS encoding alpha/beta fold hydrolase, which translates to MNKRPHIVNSAEPRYLAGTRSTSVLLIHGWSGYPGQLYFLGDKLHEAGYGVMIPRLPGHGTNAGDFLDSSARDWIRRAEDAYMDLSIRAERIVVAGISMGALLALHVGAVFNPEAVIAAAPALAFKNRSAYLSPVLHYIIKEIPVVSDTVSEDPDENFIRGEYWSSRKLAAVAELVKVRHTVKKKLPLISMPLLILEAGQDELVPPKAVTILTRMVTSEDVITLLFPESSHQLFNGQEKQAVAEEIINWLEKRFPET; encoded by the coding sequence ATGAACAAGAGGCCCCACATCGTAAACTCTGCAGAACCACGCTATCTGGCAGGCACCCGGTCAACATCAGTTCTCCTTATTCACGGCTGGTCGGGCTATCCGGGACAACTTTACTTTCTCGGCGATAAACTTCATGAAGCCGGTTACGGGGTAATGATTCCGCGACTCCCCGGACACGGCACCAATGCAGGAGATTTTCTTGACAGCAGCGCCCGGGACTGGATACGCCGGGCAGAAGATGCTTATATGGACCTGAGCATCAGAGCCGAACGTATTGTAGTAGCGGGTATCTCCATGGGCGCCCTGCTTGCTCTGCATGTCGGGGCAGTCTTTAACCCCGAAGCTGTTATCGCTGCGGCCCCGGCACTGGCCTTCAAAAACCGCAGCGCGTATCTGTCACCTGTTTTACATTACATAATCAAGGAGATCCCCGTCGTCTCAGATACAGTGAGCGAAGATCCTGACGAAAACTTTATACGCGGCGAATACTGGTCGTCCCGAAAACTTGCGGCAGTCGCCGAACTGGTCAAGGTACGCCATACAGTAAAAAAGAAACTCCCCCTTATCAGTATGCCCCTCCTGATTCTGGAGGCAGGTCAGGACGAGTTAGTCCCCCCGAAGGCTGTTACCATACTTACCCGCATGGTAACATCAGAGGATGTTATAACCCTTCTCTTTCCGGAGAGCAGTCATCAGCTGTTCAACGGACAGGAAAAACAGGCCGTTGCAGAAGAAATCATCAACTGGCTTGAAAAACGATTCCCCGAAACCTGA
- the gpmI gene encoding 2,3-bisphosphoglycerate-independent phosphoglycerate mutase produces MVDALQKNPKHKGRKGPVVLVIMDGVGYGEYVEGDAVKAALTPNFDRLTAEWPSTKLKAHGKAVGLPDDSDMGNSEVGHNAIGCGRVFAQGAKLVGKSIAEGVIFRGETWKKLISNVTEKESTLHFLGLFSDGNVHSNVSHLRAMLSKAAEEGVKRARVHILLDGRDVGETSALEYIDPFEEFLASLNAQGMDYRIASGGGRMQITMDRYGANWNMVEKGWHTHVMGEGRSFASAHEAVETLRRETEAIDQDLPPFVIADKDKPVGTIEDGDSVIFFNYRGDRALEITSAFEDDEFDKFDRVRRPVVEYAGMMEYDGDMHVPKQYLVPPPSIDRTMGEFLAATKVKQLAVSETQKYGHVTYFFNGNRTGKFDPGTEDYVEITSDIVPFEERPWMKAAEITDMVIAALEEGKYDFIRLNFPNGDMVGHTGIYPAVVCAMEALDLQLGRLEKAARKAGATLILTADHGNSDDMFEHNSKTGEVIIKENGQPKAKTSHSLNPVPCVIVDFDAKGEYSARLNEGLGISSLAATSIELLGYLPPEDYDSSVLDWK; encoded by the coding sequence ATGGTAGATGCGTTGCAGAAGAATCCAAAACACAAGGGACGGAAGGGTCCTGTTGTACTTGTAATAATGGATGGTGTCGGTTACGGCGAATATGTCGAGGGGGACGCAGTAAAGGCGGCCCTGACCCCCAATTTCGACAGGCTCACTGCCGAATGGCCTTCCACAAAACTCAAAGCTCACGGGAAAGCCGTAGGGCTCCCCGATGACAGTGATATGGGAAACAGCGAGGTTGGGCATAATGCCATCGGCTGCGGCCGAGTCTTTGCCCAGGGAGCAAAGCTTGTTGGCAAGTCGATCGCCGAAGGGGTAATTTTCCGGGGCGAAACCTGGAAAAAACTTATAAGCAATGTCACAGAGAAAGAGTCAACCCTTCATTTCCTGGGGCTTTTTTCCGACGGTAATGTACACTCAAATGTCTCCCATCTGAGGGCCATGCTCTCCAAGGCTGCTGAAGAGGGCGTTAAACGGGCCAGGGTCCATATTCTTCTTGATGGCCGGGATGTTGGTGAAACCTCCGCCCTGGAATATATTGACCCTTTTGAAGAGTTCCTCGCGAGCCTGAATGCTCAGGGAATGGATTACCGGATTGCCTCCGGCGGCGGCAGAATGCAGATTACCATGGACCGTTACGGTGCCAACTGGAACATGGTCGAGAAGGGCTGGCACACCCATGTAATGGGAGAGGGGCGCAGTTTCGCCTCTGCCCATGAAGCTGTGGAAACTTTGCGTCGTGAAACCGAGGCCATTGACCAGGATTTGCCCCCCTTTGTAATCGCGGACAAGGACAAACCCGTTGGCACAATTGAAGACGGGGACTCGGTTATCTTTTTCAATTACCGAGGCGACCGGGCCCTGGAGATAACCTCCGCGTTTGAAGATGACGAATTTGACAAGTTCGACAGGGTTCGGCGTCCGGTTGTAGAATACGCCGGCATGATGGAGTATGACGGCGACATGCATGTGCCGAAACAATATCTGGTACCGCCTCCTTCCATTGACCGAACTATGGGTGAGTTCTTAGCGGCCACTAAAGTAAAACAGCTTGCGGTGAGCGAGACCCAGAAATACGGCCACGTAACCTATTTTTTCAACGGGAATCGTACGGGAAAATTCGATCCCGGCACAGAGGATTATGTGGAGATTACCTCTGACATAGTACCTTTTGAGGAACGTCCCTGGATGAAAGCCGCGGAGATCACCGATATGGTTATCGCCGCCCTGGAAGAGGGAAAATATGACTTTATCCGCTTGAATTTTCCTAACGGGGATATGGTAGGGCACACGGGTATCTATCCGGCCGTTGTCTGCGCAATGGAGGCCCTGGATCTTCAGCTTGGACGGCTTGAAAAGGCTGCACGGAAGGCCGGAGCTACTTTGATTCTGACCGCGGACCACGGTAATTCAGACGATATGTTTGAACACAATTCCAAGACCGGAGAGGTTATAATCAAGGAGAATGGACAGCCTAAAGCCAAGACCTCCCACTCCCTGAACCCGGTGCCATGTGTAATCGTGGATTTTGACGCTAAAGGAGAATACTCCGCCCGTCTGAACGAGGGACTTGGAATCAGTTCTCTGGCAGCGACCAGCATTGAACTCCTTGGCTACCTGCCTCCGGAAGATTATGATTCCAGCGTATTAGACTGGAAATAA
- a CDS encoding metal-dependent transcriptional regulator, which produces MVQKLTQSLEDYLEAILYIEKEKRVARVKDIAGALKVQMPSVTGAVRILKEKGLVDYEKNSYITLTSSGMKIAKSIYNKHQIVQRFLAEILMVKNDEAEEIACQIEHAMPGSIAARLESFTDFALSEKFSLQLFKNNLADD; this is translated from the coding sequence ATGGTGCAAAAACTCACACAGAGCCTTGAAGACTATCTCGAAGCGATACTCTATATAGAAAAAGAGAAGCGTGTTGCAAGGGTAAAGGATATCGCAGGTGCTTTAAAGGTGCAGATGCCTTCGGTTACCGGAGCGGTTCGGATACTCAAAGAAAAAGGATTGGTCGATTATGAAAAGAATTCCTACATTACTCTTACATCCAGCGGGATGAAGATTGCCAAATCAATCTATAATAAACATCAGATCGTGCAGCGTTTTCTTGCGGAGATCCTTATGGTTAAAAACGATGAAGCGGAAGAGATTGCGTGTCAGATTGAACACGCCATGCCTGGTAGTATCGCAGCCCGTTTAGAGAGTTTTACCGACTTTGCCCTCAGCGAAAAGTTTTCTCTGCAGCTATTTAAAAACAACCTGGCTGATGATTAA